From the Kitasatospora atroaurantiaca genome, the window GTAGGTGCACCGTCAGGATGGGGTATCCCAGGGGCGCGAGGAACTGCGCGAAGCGGTAGGGCGCAGGTCGTTGCCTTCCGATCTCGCGCAGTTCCCCGCGCCCCTGTGGTTGGCCCGTTGCCTCGCCCACCGGCGGACGCCCTCAGTCGGCCGCGCGCAGCTCGGCGAGCAGTACGCCCTGGTCGGCGAGCAGCTCGGTGAGGATCCGCCGGGCCGCCCGCAGCAGATCGGCGACGTCCGCACCCGCCAGCGCGTACACCACCGTCGACCCCTCCCGGGTGGCCGTGACCAGCCCGGCCCGGCGCAGCTGCGCGAGCTGCTGCGAGAGGCTGGACGGCTCGACGTCCAGCGCCACGACGAGGTCGCGAACCGGGGTGGGGCCGGCCTGCAGCAGTTCCAGTACCCGGATCCGCACCGGGTGACCGAGCATCCGGAAGAACTCGGCCTTGGCTTGGTACAGCGGTACGGGCACGCCTCCTGCCCCTTTCCGACGGTCCGTCAGCAGATGGTCCCCGGTCAGATCTCAAGACCCGTCTCGATGATCCGGAGCTGGTGCCGGGCCATCGCGAGGTTGGCGCGGACGCGGTTGAGGGCCAGGTAGAGGAAGAGGCCCCGGCCGGTCTGCGTGGTCAGCGGCCGGATCAGGTGGTACTGGGTGGTGAGGCTGATCAGGATGTCCTCGATGTCGTTGTCGTGGAGGTTGAGCATCTCCATCGTGCGCATCTTGGCGCGGACCAGGT encodes:
- a CDS encoding ArsR/SmtB family transcription factor, with protein sequence MPVPLYQAKAEFFRMLGHPVRIRVLELLQAGPTPVRDLVVALDVEPSSLSQQLAQLRRAGLVTATREGSTVVYALAGADVADLLRAARRILTELLADQGVLLAELRAAD